The sequence CCCTTAACAGTCGTTATTGTCTTTGAAAGGTCGTTAATTAGAGTcgttatttgaagaaaaaaatcgtAAAgggtaaaacagtattttcactaTCGGTTTAATACGCCCCTAAAAAATTTGGGGTGCAAATAAAATGTCTAGGCCCCCAATTAAAATCCATGACCCCCAATTAAATGAGGTTTACTATATGGTTATAGTTTGCATtttgataaaagatttttgagtttttttcGCCATCAGCAAGCCACTGACCTTTTGATCTTGCAAACCATTTTCTTGCTAGGTTTAGAGAAGTCTTCTTATGGTTAATCCTCACTGTCTCTCTAGCTGCATAATCTCCATCACTCAAAGTGTTATTCATttcctccaagcggtcaaaaacatCTATAAGAGTTTCCAGCTTATCTACTTCAATTTGTAGAGACCCAAAAGTTTTTCTTCCCCACTTTTTGATAAAGAATTTCAGCCCTTGCAGTTTTTTTGCCAAAaccaacaacaaaaccaaattcaagTTGGTTTCAATGTATTGAATCTTTTGATCACAACTTCTTTATCTATGTCCGAATTGAGTGGTTCTTCGCTTGTTTGAATAGTTTTTTCGTTATGTACAAGATAGAGGTAGCAAATTCTGGTATGCTTGGTCTAGGTCGACCGAGCAAGCTGTGTTTCTTTTTTTTGTCCACTTTTGTCATACATTTATTGCTCCAGTTGGTATTAGGTTCTTCCACATCTATGGTGCTTCactttttttgttagttttagatATATTTTGTTAGTTTTAGATGATTTACCTAGCATGTTACATATAATAGAATAACATCTTCCAATATATCCTATAAtaacttttctctctcctctctctctctctctctctctctctctctttctctctcactccttcttcttcttcaacaaaatcATCAAGAACAACCCTTCTCTGCTCAGATCCGGTCCATTTTGGATCGCTCTGAGCATACTTCTtcattatttcttgttttctaggttAATTAGTAGTTTTAGCTTAATTTTTACTATGTTTTCAacttatctacaccattatggtggttttatctactcttttaaggtttatcttcgctttaatggcggtTCTTGGTCAtaccgtgttcttcttcttcaatataaGAGATACTCCTATAAGAAAGGAGTTATTTTCCCAAAATCTTGTAAATCCAAACGAACCCGGATACCCTAAATCCTTTGGATTGAATATGGATTCTAAGCAATACCGTGTTAgattgtcgatgttcttgaatcgagaatagcaagccagGAACCAGCGATCAAGGTTTGAATAAATCGCCCTCAAAGCGAAGAGAAACTCGCCCCAAATGGTGAAGAAAAATCGctccaaatagcgaagaaatatgtcaaatgaCATAAAAAAAACTACTTTTATTGGATtaaaacttaagaagaaaaagaaatcttgctcagatttggtcctttttggaccaaatctgagcaagagaTTAATGGAGGCTAAGGTTTTTTCTTAGAGAGAAGAGGAAAggaaagaagagagaaagaaaaatgaaaagttctttttcttctaataaCTGTTAGTACTAATATAGTTACTGTTCCATTCTTCCTcagaagaaaacaaactaaatggtaaGAATTtatttccgagaaaaaccattcttcctccAATTTAATCGGAATTTAATCATATTTGTATTTGTCTTATTATGgtaattcttctttttctcttgttggatttctcggtattgtacttttacgacatgttcttgttactttttattcttttatttttgatgttAAACTCATTATAATTTCGAATTTCCATAAATAAAAAGGTTCCTtgttcataaaaaataaaattaaaaaaatgaataaataaaaaatttaatagaatacaaaattaatACGCGATAGAATGCAAACAAAAAcaaatactccctccatccctaattagatgacctacttggtttttgtcccataaatagatgacctatttttgaactataagaaatatgtataatttgatagttatgtttatattcgttacgtaggtgttttaaaatgcttttcaacggtataaagtttacgaaaaaccgtgatatagtttaaaagataaatcatttctaaattttactaacgtccttgtcttaaaaattgtgcaaattacaACTAAGTCATCTAATTAGAGACGGATGGAGTATATATAAACTTGACAATACAACCAAGTGCCCAAACAATTTCTATTTGATTATTGTTACCTTTTCTTCTTCCGGAAGCATAATTACATAAATTAATATGCAGATGAATCAATGCAGCGCATACGTATATGGCATTGTTCCATtttatttaaaatttaaaaataaaatcaaattctAAACAAATGATCATACTacaaattaattaatttttacatGCAAATAAAAGCTACCTCACTACAAATAGAAAATGAATTACGGTAACGGATTAATAAAAAAACATTATAGTAGAAAGAAAACAGGTGCTGCTTATAAATACAGCTAGGTCTTAGAATAGAGCCCATACGCACACAGTAGAACTagcagttttctttttcttttcctccaaTTTTCAATCTTTGATACCAATACCCCCTTATATAATAAACTAGATAATAACCCGTGCTTCGCACGGGTCtgcttttgtttgcttttatgtTCGTTCGGCTCCATATTAGTTCATTACACTGCCAGTGAGCCAAGACACGATGGCAAAAGCAACAGTAGTGTCAATCTGGTAAAAGTCTTTGCATATGAAAAGAGCAAAATGTTGAGGCGATGATGCGAGACGCATTTCAGTAATCGTTGGTGGAGAGAAAATCAAAAGACTAAAACATACACAGAGAAAATGGAAAATCCGGAATCAAATTGTCATCGTGCTTGCTTTTATACGGCATAATACAAAAAAATTTTGTATATCGTAGATTGGTGTAAcagcattacaaaaaaaaaaaaaaaaaaaaaaaaaaaaaaaaaagaggtttaGGAAGCCTCCTATCAAATTGTGTTAGTTTATTAATGGAAACAATTTCTCAAGCAACTCAAAACTGCATAAAATGAAACTTTAATTAATTCTCCATATTCTCAGTACTTTAAAAATGCCCTCCATATTACAGGATCCATGTCGCTATAACTATACGTTACCAATGAACAACCAAGACCTGAAACCAATATCAACAGTAAATTAGACTATGTCTATTTAGAATTTTCATCGActtcaaaaatccaaaacaaaATAACTGAATCATCCAATGGTGGTGCAAATTTAACTAACATGGCAGCATATATGTGAAAACATTTCAGTAGAGCATTATAAAAATTTCACATGCCTAACATtttcggaaaaaaaaagaaaagaaaaaaaacatgacGTTGTGTCGCCAACTTTTTGAATAATCTCTCAAGCATTTTGCAGACCTTATATAGATAAATTACTATATTACGTAGTAAGTACTCGTTGAGCACACATATATGGTATGAATTGATTCAGGAAGAATGATAATCACTGTACACCAATGTCTCATCGAAGTGGTATGAATCATGACAAATCTCAACTAAAAGAATACTTGGTAGCTGCATAGTCGAAGCATTCCATCATTATCAACAACATTAGCAGATTAAGTCATTTTTCTGCAAATATTTCCTTCAACGCAAATTCATTACTCTACCATGAGTACCCCTAAAAAATTCCTTTTGGAATTAAATTTTCCATTTGAATTGGTGATACCAAGATAGATGTATATACCATTCTGCTCCACAATATTACCGGATTTCTACAACAAATTCTTCCTGATAATGGCTTATACTGAGGTAGCTTTATGTGGAGTGAAAGTGACCCAACATTACATGAACAAAAGTAGGTTTAGAGAAGCAAAGGGACGTACCTCGTAAGCGAGTAAGCAGAATTCTCATCTTGGATCATTCGAAGAGTTCTTGCCATTACAAAGCGAGTATTTTTGATCAAACTGGATTTATATACAGCAACAGAAAGGCTTCAAATGGctgcaaaaaaaaagagaatgaaTTTCTTTTCAAAGTCAATAGATGATAATAAAATTTACAACAATGTTCTATATGGAAttctcaaattatcaatattcttcACCCTTTGCATGGACCTTAAACACAAAATGAAGAAAGTCTTACAGTATAATGTTATGAACATATATTATTAGACAGATTGTCAGCAAAAATTCTCTCAAGCTtaagaaagcatttctgaatggTCAACGAAACAAATGCATATGTGGAAGACTAACCACAGGAAGATCCATTCGGTCATGTTAATTCAGTGGCTGCTGAAAGATATTCCAATATCTAGTAATGAGCCTCCAATAACTTTGTACATCGTGtctattttttgtttcctttcaaGCTCATCTTTCTAACTGGCTCACTGGTTAGCATATGTTTAGATTTAAACAAAAGGTGGGTTACGTGGGTATTATCAGCATCAGAGAAATTTCTCGATTAAATTACCTCAAATAACCTGACTCTGAGTTTTAATTCCCATGATTGAAATTCTTTCACGAACTAAAGACGAATTATTACATCATTTGCATGTCTATGTATACTATTCCACCTTGTTGCTTCTGTCTTACACGGGGAAGTTCTTGGAAATTTTATTCGAATTCTAGAGATTATCTTATACACATTGATtgaggaaaataaataataaaaaattataaacgTAAGAAACACATAGCTTATAAAGGCCTCTTTCTGCTTACCTGTAGGCATCATTAATCTATCTTTAACCATCATTAATCTATCTTTAACCTCTTCctttaagaaataataataaaaaaaaagttgtgtGAAAGGGGCGGCAATTCGTAGATGTTCTGGTTCCTATGAAAAATGAAAAAGCTCAGAATATCAACCACATTGCAGAAGAAACAAAATTGGTGTtagcaaaaagaaaataaagcaaggaGATAACACGGTGTTTGAATGAAATATCACAAAATCAACCCCTACAACCTTAAAATCACAAAattaagaagaataaagaaataaaagagaagaaTAGTTACCTGAATCTTTGTCTCAATGTTACCGATGATGTCATAAACCAATAGAGTGAAAGCTTATGATGAGTTTCTGCTCGACATTTCCACAAATAGTTAATTTGTAAGAATTGACAAAACCCCATAGAAATTACTTAATTAGTACAATTAAATTTAATAATCTGAATCAAAACCAATGTAGAGACCAAAACTAACCTGCGTATGAATAGAAGATCttatatttttgtgtatgaattaaTTCAGTAAGAAGACGTTGAGCAGTAAGATGAACTGGTGGAGAAAGTGGAGGTTAATTTAGAAAAAGACAGATTAGTGTTGATGCGAATCTTGGCACCCGTGATTTGTGTACAAAACAGAGTTCAAATTGGAAGTAAATCCTATCTGAAATGGCTTACCTCAAAAAACAGTGTACAAAATTGATAATCATCACAACAGAATCCGAAATTTCCTAACCTAAATATGTGAgagattaaaaatcaaaattaatatcCATGATGAATTCAGAGATTAGAAACGGTGATGGAAGAATTTCCAAACCTGTTTACGGTGATTGTTTATTTGATTCTTCAAGGAGAACAATACCATACACCCAATTACTCAGGTTCAAGAACAAAGATAAAATCAAACATGAGTTGTGAAAAACAAAGCTAGCAGTTCTGATGCTGTTGTAGTTTGTTTTTAGTCGGGATCGTCAGTCACATAGAGAAAGTTTGGTTATGGGAAAATGGGTTAAGTGGGAGATGTTAAAGACGTGGAAGGAAGTACTAAAGTTAATTCAGTGGGATTAGAATTAATAAGAAAGTTGTATTTCCTAATACTCTCTAGTTAGATTGtccacatcagattttgatagggTCAGAATGAATGAGAATGGAGAATTGAGTTTCAATTATCATCTTGTtagatataattttttattagtCTTGTAGAATTTATATAGCAACCCAATTTAAATAAAGTACGGACAAATTCAGAGACGCCCCAGACAAAATTCAGTCTACAGCACCATTTGTTGTCGTTTGTTTTCGCTTTGGAAGAAACCGGGACTCAATGAACAGGTCATTATCCAGATTGAATGATTGAAAGAGATTTAGTATTCAGCTTCTGTTCCTGCATTTCTCCACCGCTCTTGGTGCTGAAATTCATGTATATATTCAGAGAATGATTAATTAATATTATACAGTAATGATTAATGAACGATTAACTAAGTCATTATTTTGTTCTAAAATTACAGACACTTGGCATATTCTACCAATAATCAACCTGCTATGCTTTTAGCCAGAATATTGTAATTTTAACAAAAGTATTTAAGGTTCTGGATTAGTAACAAACCAAGTCCAATTGCCTCTGATCCTTTCATGATCCGCAAGCGTTTGCAGGAGTCGACAAACATCCTGATAATACAAAATTAACTATTATTATGTGATCAGCAGAAAATATTTACTAATACGTAGTAAGTTAACTTTGCATGTCATATGATGAATTTCATTTTTGCTCGCAAGAAAAACTAGGTACCTCCATGGTACATCGCCTACGAGCATCCAGTCGCCATCTTTGTCTTCATAAGTCGGGACGTACTCGGACCCATTTAAAAGATCCATCAATTTACTCTCGTTCATAAAATCTTTCATCCCTTGAGTTTCACAGTTACCTTCATTCATAAACAAAGAACAAACACATTTAGCCCAATTGGATTAGTGCGCAATTTCAAGCAATTAATTAGAATGGGATTACTAAATGTTGTTTACCTATTGTGATCCCAAGGCTTGAGAAAGTTCTTGGTAACTCTTGTACAACTTCAAATCAACCTTTCGAAGGCAAGGTGCACCGTCCATGCTAACTTTAACGAAGGCAACGTTGTTGCTGTTGCCGACCTCTTCTGTATTGCTCTTGTGTACAGATAGAACATTCTTGCGATATGATCGAACTGGCGGCCAACCTACAACTTGTGCCCTGAAATTCCCATGCATATTTCTCAGATTAGCATATTTTATAACTACAATTTCAATTTTTGGCAGTACTGAATTTGTTTTAGTCCGCACAAGTCATAACTAAAATGAAATGTGGAATCAATAATTGGAATAGATTCTAAATTCTAAAATCAGGAATTACATAACGAGACAGGAAGAAATTTCACTTAAAAACAAAAAGATTTATGATTATAACATGAGTCATGGGTAATACCAATATACAATATACATAAGTGATCAGATTTTAGAATGTCAGGATCGGTGGTGTGAGAATTGAACTGTATAATGCATCGGAATTTGGAAACCGAAAGTATTTTAAACGAAAGAGATGATGAATTTCAAAGTAGTAGTTACTGAATTTGTCAGGataaacattcaatattcattaaGGTTGTACTTAATCATTAAAGTTCTTCCATCCTTCTCAtccgaaaaataaaaaaatacttagACCATGAACCAAATTCAAGTGAAAACAAACAAGCATAGATCTGTTGTGGCTGTTCGGCGAAAAACACCAAACTAGCTCTTCAATTTACAGTTTAGTTGCCAGGTTAATCATAAACTTATCTGCTtaaactagatttttttttttacaatcgtCTAATTATACGCTGCTTGATGTAGAGACATTGTTGAGTTTTTGTCCGAACAGTAACATATGTACACGAAATATGCATGCAAATTACTCCGTGAAAATAACCAAAATGTTTTAAGAAATTCAATGgataaaagaaaaacaagtaaaaattggcaaaggaagatgTAAGAGATTTACTTGGGAGCGGACTGCTTGGCGTGGTGATCGTCGTTAGAACAACTAGTAACACTAGTTTTATCCTTAATACTTTTATTCTCGGACACTAGCGAACTCTTACTGATCTTCTCATTAttattctgatgatgatgatgatccatTAATACTAATTCCGACGATTCTTCTATCGAAGCAGACAGTGAAGTCTCAAGATTAAGCTTTAAATCAATTGTCTCAGAAAATCCTCTTTTTCCTGAAGAGTTCTTCCCATTCTCAACTTCACTATTATTTCCATTACTAGCACTACCACCAGGTAATCCTAAACGTAATTCTGTTTCTTCAAAATTTATCAAATTGAGCTCTTTCCGTTCGGCACCTCCGATCATTTTAGTTGGTTTTGGACCAACTTGGCCCTTCTCTAGACTTTATTAATTTGTCTCAAGAAaaaccttctttttcttcttccgcTTTGGTTCTGAAAAAAGCGTTTCTTGGATGAACAAAAGATTGGATTGAGAGAAAGCTacgaagagaaagaaagagagagagagttgccGATGAATATTGATATATGAAATGTAATAAGGTTTTACGTAATTATTTTTCTTAGTTCacaatttttgatttgttttcggaATAGCACTTTATGGGTGTTTCTTAACGGATGAGATGGCGACACGTGGAAGTGAGTAATTAGCTGGATTTCTCGCTGACTTGCTAAATGAAACTACGATTTTTAGTAGACAGCCTACGAGTGTAtatctgtttttgtttttttttcctcccGAAAATTAATTAGAACTTAAACTGTGTTATGGTacacaatttttttctttctgtttcaCGGAACCTTTCATTAATGGTAATTTGAGGTTacatgagtttaagatcgaaaacaaaaaaaatacaatgaAACAAGATTATATCATAAAGGTATAATACCAGGAAATCCggcaagagaaaaagaaagattaCTGGAGAGAAACAAATGCAAGTACGAATAAGATCCGATTACTTCAGAAGAAGAATGGTccattttgattgttttttttctttagaaaGATGTGCTCGCAAAATAGAATTGATTTGCTCAAGTCTCTTCAAATTAGGATAAAGATTTCGTCGTTGAAAATCTACTGATGAAGACTTCGTCGTAGGATAAATTAATggtgaagatttcgtcgtcgGAGACAACacagatgaagatttcgtcgttggatgAAATTATTCATATTGATCTTAGAGCCCAAAGTAATAATCAAGACCCGCTATTAAAGCGTAGATAAACCTTCAAAGAGGGGATAAAATAATGGTGTAGATAACTAGAAAACATTATAGCAACTAAATTAAAGTAATTGACTAAACtagaaagtgaaaaaaaaatgcTTAGAGCTACCCCAAAATTGACTAGATTTGAGGAGGGGAAGAGTTGCTAGTGGTGTTttttttggagaaggagtagGAG is a genomic window of Papaver somniferum cultivar HN1 unplaced genomic scaffold, ASM357369v1 unplaced-scaffold_148, whole genome shotgun sequence containing:
- the LOC113335474 gene encoding auxin-responsive protein IAA16-like: MIGGAERKELNLINFEETELRLGLPGGSASNGNNSEVENGKNSSGKRGFSETIDLKLNLETSLSASIEESSELVLMDHHHHQNNNEKISKSSLVSENKSIKDKTSVTSCSNDDHHAKQSAPKAQVVGWPPVRSYRKNVLSVHKSNTEEVGNSNNVAFVKVSMDGAPCLRKVDLKLYKSYQELSQALGSQYSLFMNEGNCETQGMKDFMNESKLMDLLNGSEYVPTYEDKDGDWMLVGDVPWRMFVDSCKRLRIMKGSEAIGLAPRAVEKCRNRS